In Nitratiruptor sp. YY09-18, a single window of DNA contains:
- a CDS encoding polysaccharide deacetylase family protein: MMYLAQNYTKYPLWLTIDVEELEDANFGIQPKKKLHIDYAYLIDRWIGLCSKYDIHSTAFVLGSFAKKYPHLVRKLHEAGHEIASHGMYHELIYKIPFKEWKSQTIQAKKILEDLIGKEVRGYRSPSWTLPFEKKYYSTLRAMGFYYSSSYFPFKTYMYGNTIDKKEPFAIYTEHGKITEIPIPKYILPFSGGFYMRILPFWFIRYAMQKLINKGYKPIIYTHPYELLDNLFFKYIKDVKFDMAYILTFAHSANSLQRFKMLLEIYKDR; this comes from the coding sequence ATGATGTATCTAGCGCAAAACTATACTAAATATCCATTATGGCTCACAATTGATGTGGAAGAGCTTGAAGATGCAAATTTTGGTATACAGCCCAAAAAGAAGCTGCATATTGATTATGCATATCTCATAGATCGCTGGATAGGGCTTTGTAGCAAATATGATATACACTCTACCGCTTTTGTGCTAGGCTCTTTTGCCAAAAAATATCCTCATTTGGTGCGAAAACTCCATGAAGCAGGTCATGAGATAGCTTCTCATGGGATGTATCATGAACTTATCTATAAAATCCCTTTTAAAGAGTGGAAATCACAAACAATCCAAGCAAAAAAAATCCTTGAAGATTTAATTGGAAAAGAAGTGAGAGGATATCGCAGTCCTAGTTGGACGCTGCCATTTGAGAAGAAGTATTATAGCACTCTGAGAGCAATGGGATTTTACTACTCCTCCTCCTATTTTCCTTTCAAAACATATATGTATGGCAATACAATAGACAAGAAAGAGCCTTTCGCGATATATACAGAGCATGGTAAAATTACTGAGATACCTATACCAAAATATATTCTCCCTTTTAGTGGGGGCTTTTATATGCGTATACTCCCTTTCTGGTTTATCCGCTATGCAATGCAAAAGTTAATCAATAAAGGGTATAAACCGATAATATATACACATCCTTATGAACTACTTGATAATCTTTTTTTCAAATATATCAAGGATGTGAAGTTTGATATGGCATATATATTGACTTTTGCCCATAGTGCAAATAGTCTGCAGCGATTCAAGATGTTATTGGAAATATACAAGGATAGATGA
- a CDS encoding lysylphosphatidylglycerol synthase transmembrane domain-containing protein, whose amino-acid sequence MKYIIKIAIISLLLLWLFYDIDWNLFIQSLKHLNLAGIILTFCAVFLSDIIISYRWYYLGLFRYTFLTSLEANMLAFFLNIFAPAKLGDLSKIYYLHKKENAKIKNATAMFLIERVFDVIILGFLILFSTIFIYPDPKASIAVGVIALIILLFFSILLRPRYFFILLQFIPARKLRLILYQIYKSLQTFLDRKKLFTLFILSVAVWAGYYLNNFIFFITATDFDLTLSQIFIASTLAFAVSAIPLTPGGIGTFQAAFVLVLGWYGIPKESALSASIVLQCLYILPATLYSLYLFMTKEFL is encoded by the coding sequence ATGAAATATATTATAAAAATTGCCATAATAAGTCTACTGCTTCTTTGGCTCTTTTATGATATTGATTGGAACCTCTTTATACAAAGCCTCAAACACCTCAATCTTGCTGGTATTATTCTTACATTTTGTGCAGTTTTTTTGAGTGATATTATTATCTCCTATCGCTGGTATTACCTGGGGCTTTTTCGCTACACTTTTCTCACAAGTCTCGAAGCCAATATGCTTGCCTTTTTTCTCAACATCTTTGCACCTGCAAAGCTTGGGGATCTAAGCAAAATCTACTATTTACATAAAAAAGAGAATGCCAAAATCAAAAATGCTACTGCCATGTTTTTGATTGAGAGAGTTTTTGATGTAATAATTTTGGGATTTTTGATCCTTTTTAGCACCATTTTTATCTATCCAGACCCAAAAGCCTCTATTGCTGTAGGAGTTATTGCGCTCATTATTCTACTTTTTTTCTCTATTCTTTTAAGGCCTCGATACTTTTTTATACTGCTCCAATTTATCCCTGCTAGGAAATTGCGCCTTATTCTCTATCAGATTTATAAATCACTCCAAACGTTTCTAGATAGAAAAAAGCTCTTTACTCTTTTTATTCTCTCCGTTGCGGTCTGGGCTGGATACTATCTCAATAATTTTATATTTTTCATCACGGCTACCGATTTTGACCTTACCCTATCACAAATTTTCATAGCCTCTACACTTGCATTTGCAGTATCTGCTATTCCTCTCACACCTGGAGGTATCGGCACTTTTCAAGCAGCTTTTGTTCTAGTGCTTGGATGGTATGGTATACCTAAAGAGAGTGCTCTAAGTGCTTCGATTGTGCTACAATGTCTCTATATTTTGCCAGCAACTTTGTATAGTCTCTATCTGTTTATGACAAAAGAGTTTTTATGA
- a CDS encoding GNAT family N-acetyltransferase has protein sequence MNRAYSKELIDLWKKAIKDTYRLEEYMDFLIQPTITGSKYLTYLPMINYTDRTSDEAEDLLELAKEQNYQIRLLNPYYQDFKDFDTVTLRMPITTKDEEELIKSYRKLAKRSINKDRKNGGIKVKIDNNIDLFYDIIATIYKDHGTPIFPKEFLYNLKKYLDERLHFYTFFEDDEILGGYMVFVDNKILTLQLGGILNNFKKRHNGYYFHHKVIMNMLENHDIEIVDFGRSGYNSGTFFFKTRFGANPVKIDILSSEQKNVYQSYQLAATIWKKIPKPITDFVGPKLTKYLVDL, from the coding sequence ATGAATAGAGCCTATTCAAAAGAGCTGATAGATCTTTGGAAAAAGGCAATTAAAGATACGTATAGGCTTGAAGAATATATGGACTTTTTGATCCAACCCACTATTACTGGGAGCAAGTATTTGACATATTTACCTATGATAAACTATACTGATCGCACCAGTGATGAGGCGGAAGATCTTTTGGAACTAGCAAAAGAGCAAAATTATCAAATCCGATTGCTCAATCCTTACTACCAAGACTTCAAAGATTTTGATACTGTAACACTACGTATGCCCATTACTACAAAAGATGAAGAGGAGCTTATTAAAAGCTATCGTAAACTTGCTAAACGTAGTATCAATAAAGATAGGAAAAATGGGGGTATTAAAGTCAAAATCGACAATAATATAGACCTTTTCTATGATATTATTGCTACAATTTACAAAGATCACGGCACTCCTATTTTTCCTAAAGAGTTTCTCTATAACCTCAAAAAGTATCTGGATGAGCGCCTCCACTTTTATACATTTTTTGAAGATGATGAGATTCTTGGTGGCTATATGGTTTTTGTAGACAATAAGATCTTAACACTTCAACTAGGCGGCATACTCAATAACTTCAAAAAACGCCACAACGGATACTATTTTCACCACAAAGTAATTATGAATATGCTAGAAAACCATGATATTGAGATTGTAGATTTTGGAAGATCTGGCTACAACAGTGGTACATTCTTTTTCAAAACCCGTTTTGGTGCGAACCCTGTAAAGATCGACATCCTCTCAAGCGAGCAAAAAAACGTCTATCAAAGCTATCAATTAGCTGCTACTATATGGAAAAAGATTCCAAAACCTATCACTGATTTTGTCGGTCCAAAACTAACGAAGTATCTTGTAGATCTATGA
- a CDS encoding DUF2304 domain-containing protein: MIFIKLFLIAVLTIVLLFLSFSSRFRTYQRITLGFFYFALVIMIIFPKEADKIAAFFGIGRGVDLVIYLSIAILSLLVAILYAKTKINERAITKIVRDIAIMKARECDNE; this comes from the coding sequence ATGATTTTTATCAAACTCTTTCTTATTGCAGTACTCACAATAGTACTCCTCTTTCTCTCATTTTCTAGTAGATTTCGCACATATCAGCGCATAACTCTAGGATTTTTCTATTTTGCTTTAGTGATAATGATTATCTTTCCAAAAGAGGCAGATAAAATAGCAGCATTTTTTGGCATTGGACGTGGGGTTGATCTTGTTATCTATCTCTCTATCGCTATCCTCTCACTACTAGTAGCTATTCTCTATGCCAAGACAAAGATAAATGAGAGAGCAATTACAAAAATAGTACGCGATATCGCCATCATGAAAGCAAGAGAGTGTGATAATGAATAG